DNA from Triplophysa dalaica isolate WHDGS20190420 chromosome 21, ASM1584641v1, whole genome shotgun sequence:
TTTGGGCGGGACCAATTATCTAAAAATGCAGACATAATGTAAAACAAGTGTaaatatattacttttattaaactCCAACCATCAGTATCTGATTGGAATAGAAGAAATATAAGAACGAccatattaaatatgttttttgaattTGTCACACCATAGTGTTGGataaatacagtacaaaaacagtataaaaatgtatttttttctgagtCCAAGTGGCGATTTCTTGGAATTCGTCTTTTAACCCAAGTAATCTTTAGAGAGGCGCTAAACAAGCAGTAAACGATATCAAGCACTTACATTGTAAAGAGACGTGAAAGTCACCTAAACAGATGTAAATTActttaataatgtaaacaatACATTCACATTATTTTCCGTATCATACCTGCACATAAGTCTGTGATTTACCCCTTATATGCCCCCTAATGCCCTATGGGGGGTCCCAAATCCCCAAGCCCCCCCACCCATTCAATTCGAACACTGACTTTTTCAACATCATGCCAGAAACACAACGTACATAagaacagaaaatgttttattagtcCAGAACACTACATATCAAAGTCACTTttcaaaaagacaaatatttagCTGCAAAACATGAAAAGGAATCAGTCTACTtctgattttgtgttttagaaACGATAAGATGACGGCATGTAGTAACATTTtcgttaatacatttaattaaaaaaataaatatgttgtaacTTTCCCTCTTTAGATGTAAATCACTGTGAGGTTCCTGTGAACCTACAGGGATCTAGGTCTCTCTTACATGCATGTCCGTTGCAGGATAGTGCTGCAGTTACGTGTTCATTTGATAAAGTTCATCTAAGGCATTGATAGCAACATGGAATATTCTTGAATAATCTGTAGTACTCCTCTTGAATCTGATGAAagaatttcaaacatttttttaggcGGTTACAGTTGATGCTGAATAACATAATGTGATGGACTAAGGCACAAAATCATTCTTACCCTTCTGGACAGCACACATAGgaatatgaaaatgaacatCCCTTGGAACGCATTGGCAAATGTGAAGAGGTACGCTGTGAGGGTGGTCTCATATAGAATGTGCACAACACCAGCTGTCCACGTAACTCCCAAAACAAAGAGAAGAGCTATAGCTCCCCTCGCACATGACCTGAGGAACattaaacacattctcagatcTTCTATATATCATAACATATCATATCAATGCATAAGTGTTTACTTATGAGTGGTTTAGAATGTATTGCtattatcatttgtttcattttatcatCAATATCTTTACCTGATATTTTCATAATGACTGATTTCAGGTTTCTTAACTGAAGTGTGACGATAGACCTTGAACATAATCACAGCAAAAGCCATCAGATTGACCTAAGAGGAAgccatatataatataacacgGTTACATGGATTTACTGAATGTTTCTATGAAACATCAGGCTGATTCTCATGAAATCtagcatgtttaaaaaaatctttataattttttataaatgtatttgtatgtattaaatatgaaagcattctttttaaaatgtacaagacctttaaaatatcattatcGTAATAGTCTTTCAATGTCAATACCATAGCTTGCAAAAAAGCAGAAGCCATGAAGCCTTAACAAGTTTTATTCATCATACCAATTATTAGTCACATTAATGAAGTATATTTCTGTAGAAAAATATTATGataacacttttttaaatatggaAACTACCTGAAAACGTTCCTATTACAGTAACaattacagtgtgtgtgtgtgtgtgtaatgttttgtagTCCTTTGAAGTTTGTTGTGTTAATTGGTGTTAACTGGTGTAAACCACGGTGTTTCTTTTCATATTGTTATGCTTGTTCTTCCCTCGGTATATACAGCCCTTGTGTTTCAGTTGTGTTTTGACAGTCGTTGATGTTTTGTGCTCTTTGTTATCCTTGTGAcctggtttgtttttgtttcttttgtatttcttctgCCTAGTTTAATAAATCCCTTGTTTTGCATCCTGCATGTGGATCCGAAGCCCTGCCTGGTTTATGCTCTGTTACAGCGTGTTTGTGTAAATAGTCTTTAAAATTAAGACCATCAGTCATGGACACCTATTTTTTTCTgctaattaattaaattatacatGAATATTCTCTCAAATATTCTTCATTTTAGAACATGTTGTAGAACATCGacgattttttttttgccatttcaattagactttaaattaaaacatatgCATCTCATTCTTTCAGACATAGCTAGACCTATTACGGTACTGACGATAAATACGTACTGTGTCACTGAAATATgtcttatatttaaaatgattgctGCCATGATGTTGCAATAATGATGTTTTCTTAGAATGACCCCCGAACAGATACTCACCAGAATGATCAGACAAGCTGGACCGATGAAACTCCAGATGAAGTTATTTTCAGTGCTCAGCCAACACCtttaatgaaaatatcaaaaatcataatatttatattgtttataattatgacagatttataATTATGGTAGATACAAAAATAAGTGCATGAGTATTGTGTTTGGTCTTTAGGTGATGTTTACAGTGCTGCAGCTTAGAATTAAAGGGGTCTTGACTAAATATTGCTTTGGGTTCCTTATAAAAATCCACTGTTCAACACAAGGGATGAAAGAGTCCACATAAATCCACGTAAGTCGGATCTCTTAGAAAAGTAGCATAACTTCTCAACTAACCATGGCTCAAATGGGGCTTTGTTCAAGTCCAAAAAACCCAAACATTCCATAACTATCTTTGAATTATTAATTAGgacaataataataacttaCACAGTACTGGTGCCATAATATTTGGAGCCAAGGGTTGCAGATATTGCGACGACTACGGCAGGGCTCCCGTAGCCAAATAAGTAAAAGTTCCGATGGAGGAAGCCTTTGTTGTAGATCACACCAACAACGATGAGATATAAATGAATCCCCTCGATGCACATCCACGTAAACGCAGACAGGAAGAAATAGTGCAAAAGTCCCGCGATGAGAGAACAGAACCActacaaaaatacacatatgtaaataacattaaaatgtaacattaaaaaaacacagtgtgTTATAAAGTTAATAATAAAGGATATGGTGTGGACCCTGTGTGCGATCTTGTTGATCCCGATGAGAAAGATGAACTGGGCCATGAAGAGGCTGCAACACAGGTTCTTGTGGATGGTTGTTCTGGTGTTCTGGATGTCACGGAAGAACCAGAAAGTGAAGATGCACATGGAAAGACAGATGATGGAGATGACCATTCCCAACTGAGTTATCCGTGTCAGAACATTATAATGTGCGATAAGCTGTGTAAAACACAGGAAAGAAAcaaattttatcatttatacaGATGTAATAACACTACATGTTTAAACTAACCACAACATTATTTTCTCTAGATTTTGTTATCCAGTGCCatgacatttatacatcttaaaAGTGAATTACGTGTCCAacatgtgttgttttgttgtattgTGAAAGTACACCAGCAGGAGGTGTGATCAGGTGTGACTTACATTGGCTCGAGCGGAGGACATGAGAATAGCGAAGTGTGTCAGGTGGTTACAGGAACAGGAAGTATGAGTGGCATTAACATGGATACGTTTACACCCCTCCAAACTCCAGTGTCCCATCATGCTCTGCGAATACTCCCAGAAGGCACATTTAGTCTCATCGTGGGCAGCATCTATCTCCTGAATGCAAGAGTGAAATTCTGTCGACTCCGCTTTCAAGTGATGTTGAAAAATGACGTGCATTGAGCGAAGGTGATCGTACCTCTGTGTGTTTGAGCGTGAAGGTCACATTGTTCAGCGAGAATGCCTGTGTGTTACTGATGGATGCTGCGATCACGGGTGAATTCACCGAGATTTCACCGGCTGCGGCGTATCGAGAGTAATCGACCACGCCGGGGTCATCGGTGGGCTTCAGAAGACCCCCAATACCATTATACGCAATAAACACAATGGAGGTGCTTTCTGCAACCGATACAGAGATATTCCTTATTAAATCAGTTGGTAGATTTGACGTTGGTCATAGAAAATGGACGAACTGGAAAAATATACCAACCATTGCTGCTTTTGTCTTTTGCGTACTTGGGTGAAAGTGAAATGGAGTTTCCTTGTACAATGGCTGAAACTGGACGCTTGGGAGCCTGGTGCGGTTCAAAGGTGTATAGTTTCATTTCTAGAAATAACAAGATCAGTTACTGTAATAAAAGAGTATTTTGACAGTAGTTTTGTTGTTAATATtcatatgaaaatgaatgatgatTTGTCATCTTGTGTCTCAGATGTCTCACCTACGTCACCAGCGTCCACCTGCAATTGCTCAGAGCGTGTGTATCCCGCAGACAGAGCGAGCGTTTGCTTCTCTGCTGTGTGAAGGAGTGTGGTGAGATAATACTTCCTTGATTCTGGATTGATCTTCTCCCACTCCACCTCCTCATCTCTCTCCACGAAATTattcacagtaaaaaacaaatcctgCCATACACACATGCAGTTGATTTAGGAAAGAACAACATAGAATTTGTTGtttacagccgcagaaaaagtTGATAGATCACTCGTTTTGACTATAATCAGCATTACTGAATGTaattttgtttctgtaataatAACAGAAACTATGTGAAAATACTGACACTTGAAAGTtgtgaaattaaactttttgcATAATGTGTTATCACTAGATCgcagaatgaaacaaatattatagtttTACCAAACACAAAAACTGAAAACCGAGTTGGAAAGGTCTCTTATTGTTTTTCCTGTATAATGTATATAGCTGCTCAGACATTGCTCAATTTCTATTCATATTTTAGAAAGGAAAAAAGTCAGATATGAAACAAcaggatgacagaattgtcattctTGGATGACAatgtatccctttaatttttaaatgagaGCTAATAGttttagtgtttaaaaaaatacaattattttggagaatgttgaaattaaacttttGAGAAATAAGTCTATTAAGTATACTAAGTCaactaaaacaatatatttgtgtgatgaaaaactgaaattgaAATATGGTTGGACATGAACCATACTGAATAATGCCTTTTTTCAGTTACCAAAATGTTATGTTCTTTAGAAACACCATGGTATGACTTCTGAAGATTACCATAGTATGCCAAACATACAGACAACTTTAAAGGGATGGCTCacctgacaaaaaaaatctgtcatgatctattcaccttcgagttgttgaaaaatctgtataaatgtattttttctgatgaacacagagaaagatatttggaagaatgcttgaaacagAACAAATCTTGGTCCCCAGTGACTGCCATACTAGGAAAACttacttttttgttctgttgaacacaaaagaagatattttgaagaatgtaagaaagcaacagttctggggcacttttgactaccattgtattttttcctatggaagtcaatgatggccaagaaaCGGTTGGTTaagagcattcttccaaatatctttctctgtgtttaaccaaataaagaaatgtatacaggttttgaacaagtagagagtgagtaattcatgacagaatttaaattttcgGGTCAACAATCTCTTGTGCTTTtgttacattcattttaaaataaacatgttgtcGTGACATGATCTTTATGAGTGGTCATGTAAAAAAGAGCTTCTTCCTCAAAACATCCTCCTTATGAAGACAATAACTGCAGTAAGGTTTGGCACATCATAAAGGTGGGATAAAAATGAGAGATTTGTTTTCGGATGAATGATTCCTTTACTCTCCATATTGGACCAGTTAGATGTTTCAGGCTTATTCAAACTTTGACATTATGACATCTAAAGGCACGATGAGTTACCGTGATAGTTTGATTAATGTTTTCATCGGGATGTTCTCGTCCATCTCCAGCATTCAGGACAGTGCTGGCCATGGCCTCGATGTATGATATGAGAAGAACCGGATAGAGGTCAGCTGATGTTTGAAGTCTTATCTCTTTAAACCGCGCTTGAGTTGACAAATTTATCATCTACAGcccagagagagaaaaagggcTTTAATATATGCCCAGAGACAACATTGTTGACAGCATAAGAAATGTATCCATCCatgctaaaaaacaaacaaacaaataaataaaacaacttaaacCATAATAAAGCCACTGATTCCTAATGTCTCTATTTAAtcaagacatcaatgagattataAGGAAAGCAAAGTATTTCTTAGACAGATTATCAGTTCAAAAAATCTCCCAAATGTCTCCATTTAGATTTATAAGAGATCATGTCTATCAAAAGTCACAATTATTAAAGATTTCAATATTCATTGACTTCAAAAATTTCTAATCAAAttcacagaaagaaatcttcattcattttaaacctctataCTCTGAATTTAAAAgttgtctcttttttttctttctttttttaagaagaaaCATCTATGTTGATattcaaatgaaacacaactaaGACCTCCATCAAATCTGATTTGAAAGAGCAACATATGAGCAATCACATTTTTCTTCTGGGCATTGAACAAAACCTTTGCAACTATTAAAATGACTGAAGGAGATCAAATACAAACCAGActggtttaaaatattttcctgtTCAAGGATAATGAAATGACAGCACACAACAGATGATTGAAAATGCTTGTGTTGTCTTGAACCTCATGATTCTGCTGACCGTAGCTTACAGGATTTCATGTGGAATACcgatacatttaaaaagaaacttaGCACGTTTAAGTTGTTAAGCAGGTCctagaaaacaaagaaaacatcatCTAAACCTGATCAtcttctgtcatttattttgaaagaggTGTACATCTGCATCTGCACCACCAGAGGGCGCAATGCCCTAACGATCAAATTAAAGGGTGAATTTATTATTACCACGAGTCAACACTATAGCGATCTACAGTTTAGAGCAAATGTATGAGAATCacttaattcatttttaatcgaagatttaatttatttctttttatgtaATGGACTGATAGcctatatttgaaaataaaattataaacaactaatgttatacattaaatagatttgatattgatatttttctcTCTTATATTTGAATGTTTGGTGGTTATAATCATTAATAGATAATCATTAAAAGTTGATTTACGTTTTATAACATGTATGATCATATTTGAATGATGTATGGTACTGTGCGTGTTTGTTCTTGCGTGGCCTCTCACACACTTCTCTCAATATTGATGCTGCTTACATTTCCAAAAACATTGTGTCCATCCTGATAGTGACATGACAAAATCCTCCTGACAGAGCTCTCGTGGCAGCTGTTTCCTGAACTAGAGCTGCTCTCAGCAAGGTGAGAGGGAAACATCAGAGAGCTCTGAGAGTTCCAGTTATCACTGAGTCTGTCTGGTATTTTTGCACATTGCACAAATCTGTTCAATGAAGCCTTTACAGTATTTAGAGGAGACTGTGGAGTACAATCTCTAGTGCATATACATGTATTATGAGCTTTGGTCAGTATGTTGAACTATTATTTCAGGATAAATTACTCAGAAATAAACATCTCCatatacattcaaatattttttttttttggcaaaaatgAACCCAtaacctttaataaaaaaatatattttaaaatattgtctgGTGTAAAAAGCCTTGAAGCTTTGTATGTGTTGTAATCATTTTGTAAGTATCCATGCATATGTAACTGACATGTAACACAGATGTCACTTCtctatatattttctttataaatgtaatgacaaACTGGTTATGTAACTTATGTTAAGCAAACCATGTGACGAAGTGAATATTTGACTGAAATGATGTAACTCACTTTTTCCAGTGTGCTGTTAACAGTCTCTGTGATACACCTCTGGTCCTCATGACAGTGGCTCTTTGGGTTTTCTGACAGatcacataaaaataagaagtttaaacacaatttatatTTGACTTAAGCAGGGgaacagattttgtggcattttatgaaatatagacatTTATCCAACTTTATGCAATCGAACATAAGAGAATAAGCCCACCCaccaaaataattaatgttCCAGCTTTGTATAactgaatgtgtatttgttttaataaaattataagtATAAGATTATACGTCTTTATTTGGCGGGCCGATGCATTTCCCACAATGAAAAATTTTGAGAACCACCGACCTAAAGGCACATTTtactctcatcatttactcatcctcgtgtCATTTTGAACATGCCTGaatttctctcttctgcagaacacaaaattaattttgaaacatATTTCAATGGAAGTGTTCTGCAGATTAAAAGAAAAtcctacaggtttggaacaacatgagggttaggaaatgataacataataattcttttaaatagatttttttacatatctCAAAATGTACAAGCAGTCACCTAGTGAGGGAATTATGAAACTGTACAGTCGGTTCAGCGTGAGTTCTTACCTCTACATTCTCTTCCTCTGTTAGGCATAAACCATGAACCTGCTGGAGATGTATATCCTCTCTTGCACGAGCAGATGAATGAACTGTTTGTGTTGTGGCATTTAGAGAAGGGTCCACATCTACCGGCATCTGCACACTCATCAATATCTGTAAATgcacaagaaaacatttcttgtgttaatttattattttataaacatgtttgaatggaatttaaatgaaaaatcaacCAAAAATAGTCTGATTCTTTACATTATGctttattgatattatttgcAGGATTGTGCAAAACttgatacatttattttcaacagcaTTTTAATGGAAATCGAAGTCACAACTATTTGTTTTATGAGTGACCcagaatgttttatatttaataattgtatgtagcgtcaaatatatacatatgaTTGACATTCGTGTTCTGTCATACCTTGGCAATGTGTGCCATCATTGGTTTGAAAGTGCTGTTGTCCATTTGAAATGAATCCAGAAACACAAGTACAGTAATAACCTCCAACAGTGTTGGTGCAGTTGGCATTCGGACCACATATTTCTGTCACATTCTCACATTCATTATCATCTGTGAGGGATcagaaacacagacatattCAAATAAGGATCAGTCCTGGAATAACACCCCATAAACTAACGGGCATAACAACAATACAGTTAAACAGAAAACAGTTGTGTAATTCAGAGATTTATTCTGAAAGAAACATTTTGCcagaaaaatacaatgaaattcataataatatgaaacaatatgatataaaataatatgatatatagaattaaataaaaataaagaaaaatgaagaaTGATTAACCTTGATCATTTGATCACTATATATTTTGCtatagtttgtatttatatcaacattgtaaaacatgttttagatTGACTTGCAATTATACTGCAGAATAAGATAAATTATAcacattaaatgatttttttgatatgtaaatttaaatgtggtTTGTGAGGTTACATCCAAATGAACTGTTTTCTTAAAAGTAATATTTCATACGACTGAATTACGTGTGcttgataaaaatacaaaaatctaCTTTCTTCCAACCCCAGTTTAATTAAATGATTGaagatgttaaatgttttgctttagcTTTGATAGTTCGATTCCAAGTCAGCTGAATCTATAGCTGTGTGTTTGAATATTGACATTGAACACACAGCTCCATTGCACC
Protein-coding regions in this window:
- the adgrl4 gene encoding adhesion G protein-coupled receptor L4 encodes the protein MEFFLRSPMKLLVLAALLSSVLDPCSFSDICKSCRQHAVCKLKDDSKHACFCELGFTGDGINDCRDDNECENVTEICGPNANCTNTVGGYYCTCVSGFISNGQQHFQTNDGTHCQDIDECADAGRCGPFSKCHNTNSSFICSCKRGYTSPAGSWFMPNRGRECRENPKSHCHEDQRCITETVNSTLEKMINLSTQARFKEIRLQTSADLYPVLLISYIEAMASTVLNAGDGREHPDENINQTITDLFFTVNNFVERDEEVEWEKINPESRKYYLTTLLHTAEKQTLALSAGYTRSEQLQVDAGDVEMKLYTFEPHQAPKRPVSAIVQGNSISLSPKYAKDKSSNESTSIVFIAYNGIGGLLKPTDDPGVVDYSRYAAAGEISVNSPVIAASISNTQAFSLNNVTFTLKHTEEIDAAHDETKCAFWEYSQSMMGHWSLEGCKRIHVNATHTSCSCNHLTHFAILMSSARANLIAHYNVLTRITQLGMVISIICLSMCIFTFWFFRDIQNTRTTIHKNLCCSLFMAQFIFLIGINKIAHRWFCSLIAGLLHYFFLSAFTWMCIEGIHLYLIVVGVIYNKGFLHRNFYLFGYGSPAVVVAISATLGSKYYGTSTVCWLSTENNFIWSFIGPACLIILVNLMAFAVIMFKVYRHTSVKKPEISHYENIRSCARGAIALLFVLGVTWTAGVVHILYETTLTAYLFTFANAFQGMFIFIFLCVLSRRIQEEYYRLFKNIPCCYQCLR